A region of Malaciobacter marinus DNA encodes the following proteins:
- the coaD gene encoding pantetheine-phosphate adenylyltransferase, which yields MQNKEKTNNGGTYKKAIYSGTFDPITNGHMDIVRRATSIFEEVIVAVAKSERKNPMFSHEQRVNFAKEATKDLEKVTVVGFDILLVELATQMKINTIIRGLRAVSDFEYELQMGYANSSINKDLETLYLMPTLKNAFVSSTIVRELIMFNGSFCHLVPKEVLKCM from the coding sequence ATGCAAAATAAAGAAAAAACAAATAATGGTGGAACATATAAAAAAGCTATTTATAGTGGAACTTTTGATCCTATAACAAATGGTCATATGGATATTGTAAGAAGAGCTACAAGTATTTTTGAAGAAGTAATTGTAGCAGTAGCAAAAAGTGAAAGAAAAAATCCAATGTTCTCCCATGAGCAAAGAGTCAATTTTGCAAAAGAAGCAACAAAAGATCTTGAAAAAGTTACAGTTGTAGGCTTTGATATTTTACTTGTAGAACTTGCAACACAAATGAAAATAAATACTATTATTAGGGGATTAAGAGCTGTTAGTGACTTTGAATATGAATTACAAATGGGTTATGCAAACTCTTCTATAAACAAAGACTTAGAGACTCTTTATCTTATGCCAACTTTAAAAAATGCATTTGTTAGCTCTACAATTGTTAGAGAATTGATTATGTTTAATGGAAGCTTTTGTCATCTTGTACCAAAAGAGGTATTAAAATGTATGTAG
- the tmk gene encoding dTMP kinase produces the protein MYVVIEGIDTAGKSTQLEILAKKYNNAVFTKEPGGTPIGSKLRQMVLTGEANSKLAEMFLFLADRAEHMQEIVLKNKDKMVISDRSMISGIAYAQNLPLKTVIDLNLISTNNVLPSHVILLKLSKKELENRLSQKEHDSIEARGIDYLIDIQNRMEETIKELNLNYIFIDASLSIEKISKDIEDFLNE, from the coding sequence ATGTATGTAGTAATTGAAGGAATTGATACAGCAGGAAAATCTACACAATTAGAAATTCTTGCTAAAAAATATAATAATGCAGTCTTTACAAAAGAACCAGGAGGAACACCTATTGGTTCTAAATTAAGACAAATGGTTTTAACAGGAGAAGCAAACTCTAAACTTGCTGAAATGTTTTTATTTTTAGCAGATAGAGCTGAACATATGCAAGAAATAGTTTTAAAAAATAAAGATAAAATGGTTATTTCTGATAGATCAATGATATCAGGTATTGCTTATGCACAAAACTTACCTTTAAAAACAGTAATAGATTTGAATCTTATTTCAACAAATAATGTCTTGCCAAGTCATGTGATTTTATTAAAACTATCAAAGAAAGAGTTAGAAAATAGACTTTCACAAAAAGAGCATGATTCTATAGAAGCAAGAGGAATTGATTATTTAATAGATATTCAAAATAGAATGGAAGAGACAATAAAAGAATTAAATTTAAATTATATTTTTATAGATGCAAGTTTAAGTATCGAAAAAATTTCAAAAGATATAGAGGATTTTTTAAATGAGTAA
- the hisS gene encoding histidine--tRNA ligase: MIQSLRGMKDILDNDSKLFTYFCENAAKIARNYGFEYIETPILEETALFKRSVGESSDIVNKEMYQFIDKGENDVCLRPEGTAGVVRSFIQNKLDRAGGVKRWYYHGPMFRYERPQKGRLREFHQFGAEVFGVNSVYEDANIIMMLKDILEFFGISYKLQLNSLGCKECMPPYKENLIAHLNSFKSELCEDCNKRIETNPIRVLDCKIEKCQSLLINAPKITNNLCNSCDTDFEKLKEILDFNNISYEVDSNLVRGLDYYSKTAFEFVSDEIGAQSAIAGGGRYDRLVEFLGGRETPGIGFAIGIERLLELVKMKESKEDIYYIGALSQNTLNQVTKLCNIKRKTNQTFMEYTPRSFAKHFKLAEKSNANIVVLVGEDELKDGTVYMKNIDTKEETKIKLEDF, from the coding sequence ATGATACAAAGCCTAAGAGGTATGAAAGATATTTTAGATAATGATAGCAAACTATTTACTTATTTTTGCGAAAATGCTGCAAAGATAGCACGAAATTATGGTTTCGAATATATAGAAACACCTATTTTAGAAGAAACTGCACTTTTTAAAAGAAGTGTTGGAGAAAGCTCTGATATTGTAAATAAAGAGATGTATCAATTTATTGATAAGGGTGAAAATGATGTATGTTTAAGACCTGAGGGAACAGCAGGGGTTGTAAGAAGCTTTATTCAAAATAAACTTGATAGAGCTGGTGGAGTTAAAAGATGGTATTACCACGGACCAATGTTTAGATATGAACGACCTCAAAAAGGTAGATTAAGAGAGTTTCACCAATTTGGAGCAGAAGTATTTGGTGTTAATTCTGTTTATGAAGATGCAAATATCATCATGATGTTAAAAGATATTTTAGAGTTTTTTGGTATCTCTTATAAACTACAATTAAACTCATTGGGTTGTAAAGAGTGTATGCCTCCTTATAAAGAAAATCTTATTGCACATTTAAATAGTTTTAAAAGCGAACTATGTGAAGATTGTAATAAAAGAATAGAAACAAACCCAATAAGAGTCCTAGATTGCAAAATTGAAAAGTGTCAATCTTTACTTATAAATGCACCTAAAATCACAAATAATTTATGTAATTCTTGTGATACAGATTTTGAAAAATTAAAAGAAATATTAGATTTTAATAATATCTCTTATGAAGTAGACAGTAATCTTGTTAGAGGATTAGACTACTATTCTAAAACTGCATTTGAATTTGTAAGTGATGAAATAGGAGCACAAAGTGCAATAGCAGGTGGTGGAAGATATGATAGATTAGTTGAGTTTTTAGGAGGGAGAGAAACTCCTGGAATTGGATTTGCTATTGGTATTGAAAGATTGCTTGAATTAGTTAAAATGAAAGAATCAAAAGAAGACATATATTATATTGGTGCATTAAGTCAAAATACTTTAAATCAAGTTACAAAACTATGCAATATAAAAAGAAAAACAAATCAAACCTTTATGGAATATACTCCAAGAAGTTTTGCAAAACATTTTAAATTAGCAGAAAAATCAAATGCAAATATTGTTGTATTAGTTGGCGAAGATGAATTAAAAGATGGCACTGTTTATATGAAGAATATAGATACAAAAGAAGAAACAAAAATAAAACTTGAGGATTTTTAA
- the speA gene encoding biosynthetic arginine decarboxylase → MNDFGIDIWSNNNFIIEEGKLKLNYKSKPSLISLVNSIRKKDYKGPLLFRFPHLIEKQIDRLYDTYTKAIKEYSYKGSFNAVFPLKVNQYPTFVKPLIKAGQKHNYGLEAGSKAELFIAMTYNKNAPITVNGFKDKEMIHLGFIAKKMGHNITLIIEGLNELETIIDVAKETKLQPPNIGVRVRLFNSGSGAWAKSGGIDSKFGLSSTEILEAYDQLEKNNLCEYLTMIHFHIGSSMNSIKPLKNALKESGHIYAELKNLGATNLSAINIGGGLAIEYSQFNRTINYSLHEFASDVIFTLKNIAKQKGVEEPNIFTESGRFISASSAVLIAPVLELFSAEYEAVHLRLKKKNPPLIEELNELYKDMKKKNALEYMHDSIDHLDSLLKLFDLGYIDLEDRSNAEILANLIIKKAISFLEVDDYEELKRIDNKIQEKYLLNFSIFQSLPDFWGIKQEFPIMPITHLDKKPTRSASIWDITCDSDGEIEFDPTKPLYLHDVNLDEEEYFIGFFQVGAYQDVLGMKHNLFSHPTEVNVLFNENDEVELEHIIESQKIIDILEDIDYDTNEIKAILNEKLDKDTYAILEKYLYDNSYLKTTWS, encoded by the coding sequence TTGAATGATTTTGGAATTGATATTTGGAGCAATAATAACTTTATTATTGAAGAGGGAAAATTAAAACTTAATTATAAAAGTAAACCCTCATTGATTTCTTTAGTAAATAGCATAAGAAAAAAAGATTATAAAGGTCCTTTACTTTTTAGGTTTCCCCACTTAATTGAAAAGCAAATAGATAGACTTTATGATACATATACAAAAGCTATAAAAGAGTATTCATATAAAGGTTCATTTAATGCAGTGTTTCCTTTAAAAGTAAATCAGTACCCTACTTTTGTAAAACCTTTAATTAAAGCTGGACAAAAACACAATTACGGTTTAGAAGCGGGAAGTAAAGCTGAACTTTTTATTGCAATGACTTACAATAAAAATGCACCAATTACTGTAAATGGTTTTAAAGATAAAGAGATGATTCATTTAGGTTTTATTGCTAAAAAAATGGGTCACAATATAACTTTAATTATTGAAGGTTTAAATGAACTTGAAACAATAATTGATGTTGCAAAAGAGACAAAACTTCAACCACCTAATATAGGAGTTAGAGTAAGACTATTTAACAGTGGAAGTGGTGCATGGGCAAAATCAGGTGGAATTGATTCAAAATTTGGCTTAAGTTCAACAGAAATATTAGAAGCTTATGATCAATTAGAAAAGAATAACCTTTGTGAGTATTTAACAATGATTCATTTTCATATTGGATCATCTATGAATAGTATCAAACCTTTAAAAAATGCATTAAAAGAGTCAGGTCATATTTATGCAGAATTAAAAAATTTAGGTGCTACTAATTTAAGTGCTATTAATATTGGAGGGGGTCTTGCTATTGAATATTCTCAATTTAATAGAACAATTAACTACTCTTTACATGAATTTGCAAGTGATGTAATCTTTACTCTTAAAAATATTGCTAAACAAAAAGGCGTAGAAGAACCAAATATTTTCACAGAATCGGGAAGATTTATATCTGCATCTAGTGCTGTTTTAATAGCACCTGTATTGGAACTTTTTTCAGCTGAATATGAAGCTGTACATTTAAGATTAAAAAAGAAAAATCCGCCTTTAATTGAAGAACTTAATGAACTTTATAAAGATATGAAAAAGAAAAATGCATTGGAATATATGCATGATAGTATCGATCACCTTGATTCACTTTTAAAACTATTTGATTTAGGTTATATTGATTTAGAAGATAGATCAAATGCAGAAATTTTAGCAAACCTAATAATAAAAAAAGCTATTTCATTTTTAGAAGTTGATGATTATGAAGAGTTAAAAAGAATTGATAATAAAATTCAAGAAAAGTATTTATTGAATTTCTCAATCTTTCAATCGCTACCTGATTTTTGGGGAATAAAGCAAGAGTTTCCAATAATGCCAATTACACACTTAGACAAAAAACCAACTAGAAGTGCTTCTATATGGGATATTACTTGTGATAGTGATGGTGAAATTGAATTTGATCCCACTAAACCTTTATATCTACATGATGTAAATTTAGATGAAGAAGAGTATTTTATAGGATTTTTCCAAGTTGGTGCATATCAAGACGTATTAGGAATGAAACATAATTTATTTTCTCACCCAACAGAGGTAAATGTACTTTTTAATGAAAATGATGAAGTTGAATTAGAACATATTATAGAATCTCAAAAAATTATTGATATATTAGAAGATATTGATTATGATACAAATGAAATTAAAGCTATTTTAAATGAAAAACTTGATAAAGATACTTATGCTATATTAGAAAAATATTTATATGATAATTCATATTTAAAGACAACTTGGAGTTAA
- the cysE gene encoding serine O-acetyltransferase, translating to MTKQNEEELSLWKLIKEDFSVPKQNDPALQSSLELFFNYPGVWAIINYRVANALHKKGFKRLSRVISGISTFLTKTDIHPGCQIGRRVFIDHAIGVVIGETTIVENDVLIYQGVTLGGVSLNKGKRHPTIKSNSVIGSGAKVLGNIIVGKNSRIGANSVVICDVPKNSTAVGVPAKVIKRDDKKCKLSHNDLPDINKEMFDYLLKRVAVLENAVKKYEGIDLSSEDKDLEDIYERFIQAMNSIKQ from the coding sequence ATGACAAAACAGAATGAAGAAGAGTTATCCCTTTGGAAGTTAATCAAAGAGGATTTCTCTGTCCCAAAACAAAATGACCCTGCACTTCAATCAAGTTTAGAACTTTTTTTTAATTATCCAGGAGTTTGGGCAATAATAAATTATAGAGTTGCAAATGCTTTACATAAAAAGGGTTTTAAAAGACTTTCAAGAGTTATTAGTGGTATATCTACTTTTTTAACAAAAACAGACATTCATCCTGGATGTCAAATAGGAAGAAGAGTATTTATTGACCATGCAATAGGTGTAGTAATAGGTGAAACTACTATTGTAGAAAACGATGTGCTTATTTATCAAGGAGTAACTCTTGGGGGAGTATCTTTAAATAAAGGGAAAAGACATCCAACTATTAAGTCTAATTCTGTAATTGGTAGTGGAGCTAAAGTTTTAGGAAACATAATAGTGGGTAAAAACTCAAGAATTGGAGCAAATTCAGTTGTAATTTGCGATGTACCTAAAAACTCTACAGCAGTTGGAGTTCCTGCAAAAGTCATTAAAAGAGATGATAAAAAATGCAAATTATCTCATAATGACTTGCCAGATATAAATAAAGAGATGTTTGATTATTTATTAAAAAGAGTTGCTGTACTTGAAAATGCTGTTAAAAAATATGAAGGTATTGATTTAAGCAGTGAAGATAAAGACCTTGAAGACATCTACGAAAGATTTATCCAAGCAATGAACTCAATAAAACAATAA
- a CDS encoding sulfite exporter TauE/SafE family protein: MIELLVLGTLTGFTSGFFGVGGGMILVPLLIVSGFEMKAAIAISIMQMVFSSIFGSFLNIKKSSAVFKDGFFIGIGGMLGGLFSGYIVSSFSNTFLQYLFIIIVIFSILRIFFSPAEPIKEERKQNKFILILIGFFIGLIAMSIGVGGSIMLTPILVGFMHYSLKRATALGLFFVVFSSIAGFSSLWFHGQILLTEGATVGIASLIGVYFGIKVKTLIHSNSYKKYILLLNISVLFMMIYKTI; the protein is encoded by the coding sequence ATGATAGAACTTTTAGTCTTAGGAACATTAACTGGATTTACTTCTGGTTTTTTTGGAGTTGGTGGAGGAATGATTCTTGTTCCTTTACTAATAGTTTCAGGTTTTGAAATGAAAGCAGCAATTGCAATATCTATTATGCAAATGGTATTTAGTTCAATCTTTGGAAGTTTTTTAAATATCAAAAAAAGTTCTGCTGTATTTAAAGATGGTTTTTTTATTGGTATTGGAGGAATGCTTGGAGGCTTATTTAGTGGCTATATTGTTTCAAGCTTTTCAAATACATTTTTACAATACCTATTTATTATTATTGTTATTTTTTCAATTTTAAGAATATTTTTTTCTCCAGCTGAACCTATAAAAGAAGAAAGAAAACAAAATAAATTTATTCTTATTTTAATTGGTTTTTTTATAGGCTTAATAGCAATGAGTATTGGAGTTGGTGGGTCTATTATGTTAACTCCTATTTTAGTAGGTTTTATGCATTATAGTTTAAAAAGAGCAACTGCATTAGGGCTTTTCTTCGTAGTTTTTTCATCAATTGCTGGATTTTCTTCTCTTTGGTTTCATGGACAAATATTACTTACAGAAGGTGCAACAGTTGGTATAGCATCACTTATTGGTGTTTATTTTGGAATAAAAGTAAAAACCTTAATACATTCAAATTCATATAAAAAGTATATTTTACTTCTAAATATAAGTGTTTTATTTATGATGATTTACAAAACAATATAA
- the doeB2 gene encoding N(2)-acetyl-L-2,4-diaminobutanoate deacetylase DoeB2, which yields MKLKWIEIIEFAKKFRKELHKNPELTWEEIDTAKAIRATLKAHYTPYKEFAHTGTVVTLAPNAKGTHIALRGDIDALEIDEQTTVPYKSQKPNCMHACGHDGHTATLLATAIWLKQYEDQLPGPVSLVFQPAEEGGHGAKKMLEEEALKGVEFIYGWHNWPAIKFGQAICPDGVVMAGNGTFHIDINGQGGHSSQPEISKDPVLAASAITMALQQIVSRRIAPQKAGVVSVTSIDARSGLTTIPSHAKIEGSIRIPDLKTRDEVAKSIKEIAQNTAKAYNTEAIVEFRNRYSPTINHENAASSMREKLEEVLGKDYKSDIATPIMASEDFSYYLQEIPGAFALIGSNDGQEKHTKPCHNAYYDFNDELIEPVCKVFTKLANLECEFI from the coding sequence ATGAAACTTAAATGGATAGAAATAATAGAGTTTGCAAAAAAATTTAGAAAAGAGTTACATAAAAATCCTGAGCTGACTTGGGAAGAAATAGATACTGCAAAAGCAATTAGAGCGACACTAAAAGCCCACTACACCCCCTATAAAGAGTTTGCCCATACAGGGACTGTTGTTACCCTTGCGCCAAATGCAAAAGGCACACATATTGCACTAAGAGGCGATATTGATGCTTTAGAAATAGATGAACAAACAACAGTTCCGTATAAATCACAAAAACCCAATTGTATGCATGCATGTGGCCATGATGGTCATACAGCAACACTTTTAGCCACTGCAATTTGGTTAAAACAGTATGAAGATCAGCTGCCAGGTCCTGTTTCTTTAGTTTTTCAGCCTGCTGAAGAAGGTGGTCATGGAGCGAAAAAAATGCTTGAGGAAGAGGCATTAAAAGGTGTTGAATTTATCTATGGATGGCATAACTGGCCAGCAATTAAATTTGGTCAAGCAATATGCCCAGATGGAGTAGTAATGGCAGGTAATGGAACTTTTCATATTGATATAAATGGTCAAGGAGGTCACTCTTCTCAACCTGAAATATCAAAAGATCCAGTCCTTGCTGCTAGTGCTATTACAATGGCATTACAACAAATAGTAAGTAGAAGAATAGCTCCTCAAAAAGCAGGTGTAGTTTCAGTTACTTCAATCGATGCAAGAAGTGGTCTTACAACAATTCCATCTCACGCAAAAATTGAAGGAAGTATTAGAATACCAGATTTAAAAACAAGAGATGAAGTTGCAAAATCAATTAAAGAAATTGCTCAAAATACTGCAAAAGCATATAATACAGAAGCAATTGTAGAATTTAGGAATAGATATTCTCCTACAATAAATCATGAAAATGCAGCTTCAAGCATGAGAGAAAAATTAGAAGAAGTATTAGGAAAAGATTATAAAAGCGATATTGCTACACCAATTATGGCATCTGAGGATTTTAGTTATTATTTACAAGAAATACCAGGTGCATTTGCATTAATTGGAAGTAATGATGGTCAAGAAAAACACACTAAGCCTTGTCACAATGCATATTATGATTTTAATGATGAGCTTATTGAACCTGTTTGTAAGGTATTTACAAAACTTGCAAACTTAGAATGTGAATTTATATAA